Genomic DNA from Halomonas sp. BDJS001:
CTACTTGGTAGTGCTGGGGTTGGGCTTTTACTGGCTCGTCGTGAATGAACTAACAAAGCAATTAAATTCGCTCCCTGCGGTCGCCGTACGCTCGTTCCTCGCTCCATATATTGCGAGCGTTAGGGAGTTACAGGAATTATTATGCCAAACTGTCTATACCAGCTAGCGCAAGACTTTCAAACGCTCATCGTGGGATTCCTCGGATTTTCAGGCGTAATATTCACTCTTTATATGAATGCACGCTTATCTAGAAAACAGTACGATCGCAACATTACTCACGAAGCAAAGACAATCAGGACAGCACTTCACGCAGAGTTAGAACTGGCAAGAAGGGCTTTTGTTGGTATAGGCACACCAAGCGGCGACAGCAACGAAGATCAAGGGGCATTCTTTCCAGAGCATTACTCCCAGTCAATTTATCAAAGCCTAATTTCAAAAATCGGCCTTTTATCACTAACCGAAATCTCCGCAGTCACAGAAGCTCACGCTTTGATCAGCGAGCTTCCTATACGACTTAATCTATTATCTTCAGGCCATCATGAGTCTTTCGAGCGCCCAGGGTACATTTACATTTCCGGTGAGCATGCAGAAACGGCTATGAGCATTTATAGAAATTTTCTCCCAAAAATTGAACTCGCCGTAGAAGCATTGCAGCAATCGGCATAATCACACAGTGTGGTACCCCCCTAACTAGTGGTTCAAGTCGTTCGCTTCGCTCACTGGGACGGGCTAAAGCCCGCCCCTTAACCAAACGTTAGTGCATGAGACATATGGAAATATTTTTGTTGAGACATGCTGAAACAGAATCAAATCGGGCTGGCTCACTTAGTTCGGGTTGTGAGGATACTTTGACACAGCTCGGGCATTGGCAGGCCCGAGCGATCGTCGACGGTCTTATGGAATTTGAAATAGAGACTATCCTTTGCTCTCCTTACTCTAGAGCTTTGGATACGGTTGCACCTTTCGCTCAAGCTGCGTCGCTCGCTGTTGAAGTCCATCCTTGTTTAGCCGAAGGCCAGTTGATACTCGACAACCTAGTCTCTCACGAAGAGCCGATTTACATGCCCCACTCATCTGGCTATCTTCACCCAGCAGGTACTGAGCAAGCCGGTGCATTTCTCGGGCGTGTCATGCAGGCGCAAGAGATAATCTTCTCTCAAGCTGCATCTAAAATCTTGGTAGTGACTCACGGGCACATGATTCGGGAGTTGCTAAATAGTCTTCTGGCATTGCCAATAAAGACACGATTTCCCCACGACAACTGCGGGCTAAGCCTCATTTCTGTAGGGAAGGTCAACACAGTGGGCTTCCTAAATCGTGCCATGTGCTCTAACCAAACCGTGCACCGGAGGCCATAAGCGTCGCTGACGGCCACTTCTGGCCCTGTTGACGGAAGAGGTGCTCCTGGAAGATATGGCAGCTACAGAGGTACCAGATGAAGCGAAGCAGGCACAGTCAGTCGTTGAAGCTGTGCTGGGTGATTCGATCATCGGCATTTATCTCTTCGGCTCTGCTGTCGTTGGTGGTTTAGAGCGAGATAGCGACGTTCCAATCGGGGCAAGGGGGCTTTGGTAATACACTTATGAAGCTCACTATCGAGAAGGCTATTGAACACGGAATTCGGGAAATAAATATCCGTTGCCACAAACACAAAAGCCTTCGGCGATAGGGATTAAAGCGAATGGTGTAAGTCGGGAGGCTGCGATTCTGAATGACGGAAAGGTTGTCCAGCGCTATATGGCCATTGCTCCTTATCATCGCAAGCAATACGGCCCTTCGGGCCCGGTCGTCGCTGAGATATAGTCCCAGTGGCCTTTACGGGCTGATTATTCATGGTTGTACGAGTTACTCTTCAGTAGGTTTTTATTTTTTCAGGAGGCACCATGCCCTTTACCAAACGCGGTGCAAATCTCGCCCTCACCCTGTTAGCAGGTTTGCTGGCCATCACTTTGATCACCGGCTGCTCGACTCCCTCCCCGGACGCAGAGGAAGAGGCGGCGCAATCGTCGTCGACCTCGCCGTCAGCCGAGGCGTCCAATGATTCCGACAAACAGGAAGGCGCTGCTCCTTCGGGGCAGACCCAGGGCGGTGATGGTTCCGAGATTACGCTGAATGCTCTCACGGAGGAGGACATGAACGAGGCCAGCCTTCCCGGGGAGCTGGGGTGCCAGTTCACCACGGATGACGGAGAGGTGTTACTGATTGCCATGGGCAATGTAGGGTCGTCCGATGCAGCGCAAGGGGTGGTCAAGGTCGCCGGTTACGTGGAGCGCGTGTCGGCACCTGGTGGCTTCAATGGCATAACCGAGTCTCCGACCTTCAATGGCAAGGGCAAGACCGTCCACATCGAGGTCACCGGTGAGCCCACCGAAGGCGGAGAGTCGCCGCCAAGGCCGGCAACGTTGACGTATGACCGGGCCGACGGCGCTCAGCGTGACTGGCAGGGCGAGTGGCGTTGCGGGCCTTAAGGCGCTGGGTGTCCCAAGATTTAAGCATCGCAAGGCGTATATTAGAGCTCAGACGATCATATCTGAGCAGCTAGCGGTCACTTATCATCAGCCAGGCACGCCGATGCCTTGTTCGTTGCGGCTTTCGCCTCCACTAACAAGGCGCGCATGCTGCAGCGTTAGATGCGGGGCTTTCAACTGAGGTGTGTCATGACACAAAAAGTATTTTGGCAAAACCCATACCAAACTGACCACGATACATTCGTTGCTTCAGTTGATGGAACTCAGATTACTTTAGAATCAACCATCTTTTTTGCCTTTTCAGGTGGGCAGGAGAGCGATTACGGAACTATTGGGGGTTATCCGGTTATTTCAGCAGTGAAAAAAGGTTCCGAGATCATCTACACCTTACCTGACGATCATCAGCTTGGGCTTGGCCAATCTGTCCGCATAGAAATTGACTGGGAAAGGCGCTACCGGCTTATGCGTCTCCATTTTGCTGCCGAACTTGTTCTGGAGCTGTTTTATAAAGCGGTGCCAGGGATAAAAAAAGTGGGTGCCCATATCGCCCAAAATAAAGCGCGGATAGATTTTGAGTGGCCTGAAAGCATATCTCCCATGTTGCAAGGATTTGCCGATGAGGCAAACCGAATTATTCAATCAGGGTTAACGATACAGACTGGCTTTGATGACAGTAAAAACGAGCGCAGATATTGGGAGATTGAGGGGTTCTCAAAAGTACCTTGCGGGGGAACCCATGTCAGAACGACCAGTGAGATCGGGCCCATCAGGTTGAAAAGAAATAACATCGGTCGAGGAAAAGAGCGAGTCGAGATTTTATTAGATACTCAATAGTCAAATTTTCATTTTATGAAAGCTTCTGAGACTTGCGTGATGTCACACGCGTAATCTCACCATGCGGTCACCCAGACTTCCCTAAAATGGGTACACCCGTTGAAAGGGCACCGGTGCTTCTCTCGTGATGCACCGAGCCTGGAAGCCCCCGCAAGGGTTGCC
This window encodes:
- a CDS encoding alanyl-tRNA editing protein, translated to MTQKVFWQNPYQTDHDTFVASVDGTQITLESTIFFAFSGGQESDYGTIGGYPVISAVKKGSEIIYTLPDDHQLGLGQSVRIEIDWERRYRLMRLHFAAELVLELFYKAVPGIKKVGAHIAQNKARIDFEWPESISPMLQGFADEANRIIQSGLTIQTGFDDSKNERRYWEIEGFSKVPCGGTHVRTTSEIGPIRLKRNNIGRGKERVEILLDTQ
- a CDS encoding histidine phosphatase family protein, whose product is MEIFLLRHAETESNRAGSLSSGCEDTLTQLGHWQARAIVDGLMEFEIETILCSPYSRALDTVAPFAQAASLAVEVHPCLAEGQLILDNLVSHEEPIYMPHSSGYLHPAGTEQAGAFLGRVMQAQEIIFSQAASKILVVTHGHMIRELLNSLLALPIKTRFPHDNCGLSLISVGKVNTVGFLNRAMCSNQTVHRRP